The proteins below come from a single Malus sylvestris chromosome 3, drMalSylv7.2, whole genome shotgun sequence genomic window:
- the LOC126617214 gene encoding transcription elongation factor TFIIS-like, with product MNTPLTAGDSMSSREIDLIWIFFFKFQFEYTPLQCPNLRERVPWLIDIPIGRGVTPAQFTPAPVSLETVTTGRDRIRDCIARALSLLSEEDYERYKVSFKASDPSKVAAQVEAALFQFEHSRPDDKPLVVKRPVLLDTLWRNKDLRRQVLFGEITPEMLLNMPIAELRQKYPANSRQILLPPSRERCVLRLCIAGGLSKVSEEVDERYMDSVNASDPCKVATQVEAALFKHWGPDETLEPVAYKYSLLITLINHAWNKDLRRQVLLGEITPEMLANMSLAEMQQLNTWPEDDPDILI from the exons ATGAACACGCCTCTCACTGCCGGCGACAGTATGTCTTCAAGAGAAATC GatttaatttggatttttttttttaaatttcaatttgaatACACCCCTTTACAATGTCCCAACCTCAGAGAGAGAGTGCCATGGCTGATTGATATCCCCATAGGAAGAGGTGTAACTCCTGCACAATTTACGCCAGCGCCTGTCTCCCTAG AAACTGTCACGACAGGACGGGATCGTATAAGGGACTGCATTGCGCGAGCTTTGTCCCTCTTGTCTGAGGAAGATTATGAAAGATATAAGGTTTCTTTCAAGGCATCTGACCCTTCTAAAGTTGCTGCTCAAGTGGAGGCTGCGCTTTTTCAATTTGAACACTCGCGTCCCGATGACAAACCATTGGTAGTAAAGCGTCCAGTTCTGTTAGATACTCTTTGGCGCAACAAAGATTTGCGCAGACAAGTTCTTTTTGGAGAGATCACGCCAGAGATGTTGCTCAACATGCCCATAGCCGAACTGCGGCAGAAGTATCCAGCAAACTCACGGCAAATCTTGCTGCCTCCCTCCCGAG AGCGGTGTGTTCTAAGGCTTTGTATTGCCGGTGGTTTGTCCAAGGTGTCTGAGGAAGTTGATGAAAGATATATGGATTCTGTCAATGCATCTGACCCTTGTAAAGTTGCTACTCAAGTGGAGGCTGCGCTGTTTAAACACTGGGGTCCCGATGAAACGTTGGAACCAGTGGCTTATAAGTATTCACTTCTAATAACTCTTATTAACCACGCTTGGAACAAAGATTTGCGCAGACAAGTTCTTCTTGGGGAGATCACGCCAGAGATGTTGGCCAACATGTCCCTAGCCGAAATGCAACAGTTGAACACGTGGCCGGAGGACGACCCTGATATCTTGATATAA
- the LOC126614407 gene encoding serine/arginine-rich splicing factor SC35-like yields MSHFGRSGPPDIRDTYFLLVLNITFRTTVDDLFPLFDKYGKVIDVFIPRDRRTGDSRGFAFVRYKYQDEAHKTVEKFDGRVVDGREIMVQFA; encoded by the exons ATGTCGCACTTCGGTCGATCCGGACCTCCGGACATCAGAGACACCTACTTCCTCCTCGTCCTCAACATCACTTTCC GAACCACCGTGGATGACCTCTTCCCACTCTTCGACAAGTATGGCAAGGTCATCGATGTCTTCATTCCCCGAGACCGGAGGACTGGCGATTCTCGCGGATTTGCTTTTGTCCGATATAAGTATCAGGACGAGGCGCATAAGACAGTGGAGAAGTTCGAtg GGAGAGTTGTTGATGGAAGAGAGATTATGGTTCAGTTTGCTTGA
- the LOC126616785 gene encoding 40S ribosomal protein S18-like isoform X1, translating into MIKLFKCFLEKYLEVLLEEAYSRCISRVLVRPRISFETVLPIIELVNCLLRSLIPLMTIVANPRQFKIPDWFLNRKKDYKDGRYSQVVSNALDMKLRDDLERLKKIRNHCGLRHYWGLRVCGQHTKTTGRRGKTVGVSKKR; encoded by the exons atgataaaactcTTTAAGTGCTTCCTGGAAAAGTACTTAGAAGTGCTTCTTGAAGAAGCATATAGCAGGTGCATCTCCAGAGTGCTTGTACGACCCAGAATCTCTTTCGAAACTGTACTGCCAATCATAG AGCTGGTGAACTGTCTGCTGCGGAGCTTGATACCCCTCATGACGATTGTTGCGAATCCTCGCCAGTTCAAAATTCCAGACTGGTTTTTGAACAGGAAGAAGGATTACAAGGATGGGAGGTACTCTCAAGTTGTTTCCAATGCACTGGACATGAAGCTGAGGGATGACCTTGAGCGCTTGAAGAAGATCAG AAACCACTGTGGTCTCCGTCACTACTGGGGTCTCCGGGTGTGTGGGCAGCACACCAAGACTACCGGTCGCAGAGGAAAGACCGTTGGTGTCTCCAAGAAGCGATAG
- the LOC126616785 gene encoding 40S ribosomal protein S18-like isoform X2 yields MTIVANPRQFKIPDWFLNRKKDYKDGRYSQVVSNALDMKLRDDLERLKKIRNHCGLRHYWGLRVCGQHTKTTGRRGKTVGVSKKR; encoded by the exons ATGACGATTGTTGCGAATCCTCGCCAGTTCAAAATTCCAGACTGGTTTTTGAACAGGAAGAAGGATTACAAGGATGGGAGGTACTCTCAAGTTGTTTCCAATGCACTGGACATGAAGCTGAGGGATGACCTTGAGCGCTTGAAGAAGATCAG AAACCACTGTGGTCTCCGTCACTACTGGGGTCTCCGGGTGTGTGGGCAGCACACCAAGACTACCGGTCGCAGAGGAAAGACCGTTGGTGTCTCCAAGAAGCGATAG